One window of the Salvelinus fontinalis isolate EN_2023a chromosome 2, ASM2944872v1, whole genome shotgun sequence genome contains the following:
- the LOC129868656 gene encoding uncharacterized protein LOC129868656 — MSGHVKNMYPQLSISQAARTLLSLLLVAAIDSVNAGIACRNQQCESHIQRSSKLTRLIHMESVDLLKIYKASQGDMSELFCQMPTNIVPDPNISGLDPSERMLSIYSHCKAFLPHLKRVTEQQRDLQPPSSPLLNNLTTAQYRTSGLANQINCIYQNLFPNLPIPLEPVDGPTSIHPSQNVFQQKVYGCVVLKNFKELLSQMRHELRTLKNQMCKSRTFAYTNALF, encoded by the exons ATGAGTGGTCATGTAAAGAATATGTATCCTCAGCTGTCCATATCACAAGCAGCAAGAA CATTGCTCTCCCTGTTACTGGTGGCTGCCATTGATTCAGTGAATGCTGGAATAGCATGTAGGAACCAACAGTGTGAGAGTCACATACAAAGAAGTTCCAAGCTAACCAGACTCATACATATGGAATCTGTGGACCTCTTAAAAATATAT AAAGCCAGTCAAGGAGACATGTCAGAACTGTTCTGCCAGATGCCAACCAACATTGTTCCTGACCCAAACATCTCTGGCCTGGACCCCTCAGAGCGGATGCTGAGCATCTACTCCCACTGTAAGGCTTTCCTACCACACCTGAAGAGAGTCACTGAGCAACAGAGAGACTTACAGCCACCCTCCAGCCCCCTGCTAAACAACCTCACCACTGCCCAGTACCGCACTAGTGGTCTGGCCAACCAAATAAACTGCATCTACCAAAACCTCTTTCCAAACCTGCCCATCCCACTTGAACCTGTAGACGGACCAACGTCAATACACCCCTCCCAAAACGTGTTCCAACAGAAGGTCTATGGTTGTGTGGTTCTGAAGAATTTCAAGGAGCTCCTGTCACAGATGAGACATGAACTAAGGACCTTAAAGAACCAAATGTGCAAAAGTAGGACATTTGCATACACAAATGCACTGTTCTGA